AAGTCGTGCACTGCACCGATGAAAATCGAACCAATCAGCACCCACAGCAGGGCCGGCAGCCAGCCCCAGAAGACGGCAATCGCTGGTCCGACAATGGGGCCGGTTCCGGCGATGCTCGTAAAATGATGGCCGAAGACGACCTGCTTTTTTGTCGGGACGAAATCGACATCATCGTTGAGCTGAACGCTAGGAGCTTCTGCGTCGGGATCGAGTGCGAAGAGTTTCCGAGCCAGCCAACGACCGTACGTGTGATAGGCCAGCAAGAAGCCAGCGAAGGAGCCAACTGCGACGAGGAGAGTGAACATGGGCTTAATAATAATCGGTCAGACACCTCGCGGTAATACCTCGTTTACGCTTGCAGGCTGCCGCTCTATAATTCCCGCTTAGATTCGCCACCAAATATCAAGCTGAGAAGCCTAGCAGCGAGGAACTTCAGAAGTGCCCGAACATGTCGTCATCATTGGTAGCGGTCCCGCCGGTTGGTGTGCGGCCATCTATGCCGCGCGAGCAAGCTTAAAACCGCTAGTGTTTGAAGGAGCCGTCACGGAGGAGAATCGCCAGGATGGCACGCTGCCTTTGGGGCAACTGGCGCTGACCACGGAAGTCGAGAATTATCCCGGCTTCCCTGCTGGTGATTTAAGCTCGTACTTGAAGAGCTCGCTCGATGAGCAGCATCACTATCTTGCCGACATGCACCAAAAAGAAGGAGCCAGCGGCCCCGAGCTAATGCACCTGATGCGTCAGCAAGCGGCGAACTTTGGCACCCGCATCGAAACGGAAGACATCGTCGAAGTTGATTTCGAGAACCGGCCTTTCAAGTTGAAGTCTTCTGGCGGGAAAGAAGTCGAAGCCCACGCGGTAATCATCGCCACGGGTGCTCGTGCGAATTACCTAGGGCTCCCATCCGAAGATGCCTATAAAAATCGAGGCATCAGCGCTTGTGCCGTTTGTGATGGGGCGCTTCCCCGGTTCCGCAACAACCCACTGGTCGTCGTTGGTGGAGGTGACTCGGCTTGTGAGGAAGCGGACTATCTCGCAAAGTTCGCCAGCAAGGTTTATCAGGTGCATCGTCGCGATGAACTGCGGGCCTCCAAAGTCATGGCTGATCGCGTGTTGGAGAACGAAAAGATCGAGCTCGTTTGGAATAGCGAAGTGGACGAGGTCCTCGGCACCGACGACGATGGCGTCACCGGAGTCCGGGTGAAGTCGACCGTCGATGATTCGACACGCGAACTGGAAGCTTCCGGTATGTTCCTTGCCATCGGTCACACGCCGAACACGCGGTTTCTCGAAGGCAAGTTGGAGATGAACGATAAACATTACCTCAAGTGGACCGTTCCCTTCCGCACGAATACAAGCGTCGAAGGCGTTTTTGCCGCCGGTGACGTGGCTGACGACTACTACCGCCAGGCAGTAACCGCAGCCGGGACAGGCTGCATGGCGGCGCTCGATGCCGAGCGTTGGTTGGGGGCCCAAGGGATTTCGTAAGTCGTTCTGCTCGACAGATTCTCACTTTTCATTTCGCTGCGGTGCTCGCACCGCGTTCACTTCTCATCACGATCAGGCGGTTTGCGAATGTCACAAGATTCCCCCACGAGCCCAACCGTCGAACGCGATCGCCAAATGCTGATCGAGGTCCAGCAAAAAGGCTTCTTCGGTAAGCTGGGAACCTACACTCGACTTTCAGGCCCAGGTTGGTTGCAAAGCGCGATTACCCTCGGCGGTGGTTCTCTTTCCGGGGCGCTGTTCCTAGGCGTCTTGGGCGGAACCAGCATGTTGTGGCTGCAGCTCGTGGCCATTGTGATGGGCGTGATTATGCTCTCGGCGATTAGCTACGTCACGCTTTCGACGGAGCAGCGGCCGTTTCAGTTGATTAACCAACATGTGAACCCGGTCCTTGGTTGGGGTTGGCTGGTCGCCACGAGCTTGGCGAATATGCTCTGGTGCATGCCGCAGTTTAGTCTTTGCTATGAAGCATTGGAGCAAAACCTGGCACCCAGTATGGTTGGTTCGACGACGAGCGCAAAGTTGATCGTCTCAGCCATTCTCCTCCTCGTCACTTCGATTGTTTTGGGATTCAATCTCAAAGGGGGCACGACCGCCAAAGTCTTCGACATTTTCCTGAAAGCATTGATCGGGGCCATCGTCCTGTGTTTCTTTGGGGTTGTGATTTACTTGGGTCGCGAAGACCTGCTCGATTGGTCGACGATCTTCTCGGGCTTCGTGCCCGACTTCTCCCAGTGGCAAGATGCGACGGGGGACATGAAAACGCTTCTGGCCGACTTGCCTGAGAAATCCCAAGAGTTTTGGCGAACACGCTTGGCTCGCGAGCAACGGGCTGTGATGATCGGGGCGGCTGCTACCGCGGTGGGGATCAACATGACGTTCCTGTTGCCTTATTCCATGCTACAGCGGGGGTGGGGTAAGAATTTCCGCGGCCTGGCCCGTTTCGATCTCTCAACCGGCATGGCGATACCCTACGTCGTGGTTACCGGCTGTGTGGTGATTGCTTCCGCTCACGCCTTTCACGCGAAAGCCGATAAGGAGTTGCTCTCCGACGATCCGGCGGTTGTCCAAACCAGCGAAGTTCTCAAGCAGGCTCAAGGCAACTTGATCGCCCGAGTCGAACCCGAATTCGCCGGCAAGAAGCTTGAAGACTTGGAAGAATCGGAGCAGCAAGAAGTGTTGGAGCGAATCGCCGCTTTGCCCGAGGCTGAGAAGCGGATTGCCGCTTCATTCGATAAACGCAACGCGTTCAAACTCAGCAAGGCACTCGCGCCTCTGCTGGGAGAAGACAATGCGAACCTTGTTTTTGGGCTAGGAATCTTTGGAATGGGATTCTCAACCATCATCATTCTGATGATGATCAACGGCTTCGTTTTCTGCGAAGCACTCAATCAGCCCCGAAGCGGTTCGGTGATGTTAATCGGCTGTTTGGTCGCAGGCCTTGCCGGGGCCGCATGGCCGCTCGTTTGGGAAGGCCCTTCCAAGCTTTGGCTGGCAATTCTCGTGTCGAGCTTCGG
The genomic region above belongs to Lacipirellulaceae bacterium and contains:
- a CDS encoding thioredoxin-disulfide reductase — its product is MPEHVVIIGSGPAGWCAAIYAARASLKPLVFEGAVTEENRQDGTLPLGQLALTTEVENYPGFPAGDLSSYLKSSLDEQHHYLADMHQKEGASGPELMHLMRQQAANFGTRIETEDIVEVDFENRPFKLKSSGGKEVEAHAVIIATGARANYLGLPSEDAYKNRGISACAVCDGALPRFRNNPLVVVGGGDSACEEADYLAKFASKVYQVHRRDELRASKVMADRVLENEKIELVWNSEVDEVLGTDDDGVTGVRVKSTVDDSTRELEASGMFLAIGHTPNTRFLEGKLEMNDKHYLKWTVPFRTNTSVEGVFAAGDVADDYYRQAVTAAGTGCMAALDAERWLGAQGIS
- a CDS encoding divalent metal cation transporter, whose product is MSQDSPTSPTVERDRQMLIEVQQKGFFGKLGTYTRLSGPGWLQSAITLGGGSLSGALFLGVLGGTSMLWLQLVAIVMGVIMLSAISYVTLSTEQRPFQLINQHVNPVLGWGWLVATSLANMLWCMPQFSLCYEALEQNLAPSMVGSTTSAKLIVSAILLLVTSIVLGFNLKGGTTAKVFDIFLKALIGAIVLCFFGVVIYLGREDLLDWSTIFSGFVPDFSQWQDATGDMKTLLADLPEKSQEFWRTRLAREQRAVMIGAAATAVGINMTFLLPYSMLQRGWGKNFRGLARFDLSTGMAIPYVVVTGCVVIASAHAFHAKADKELLSDDPAVVQTSEVLKQAQGNLIARVEPEFAGKKLEDLEESEQQEVLERIAALPEAEKRIAASFDKRNAFKLSKALAPLLGEDNANLVFGLGIFGMGFSTIIILMMINGFVFCEALNQPRSGSVMLIGCLVAGLAGAAWPLVWEGPSKLWLAILVSSFGMILLPIAYVTFFMLMNNKEVLGDDRPQGGWRLVWNLLMGVSVLGAIVAAATAVYDKITDHSSPKTELAGKLVLALLVGYLIAVAIGFVTKAKQSKAP